The following are encoded in a window of Lacinutrix sp. WUR7 genomic DNA:
- the gdhA gene encoding NADP-specific glutamate dehydrogenase — translation MKNKIEAFLNIVKEKNSHEPEFMQAVHEVAETVIPFIEKNPQYQNKMLLERMVEPERTIIFRVPWIDDQGNTQVNRAFRVEFNSAIGPYKGGLRFHPSVNLSILKFLGFEQVFKNSLTTLPMGGGKGGSDFNPKGKSDNEVMRFCQSFMSELFRHIGANTDVPAGDIGVGGREIGYMFGQYKRLRNEFTGVLTGKGISYGGSLIRPEATGYGTVYFAKNMLATKGDSFDGKTVVISGSGNVAQYACEKATEFGGKVVTMSDSSGYIHDADGINAEKLAFIMEVKNVKRGRISEYTEKYTTATFHKGERPWSVNCDIALPCATQNELNLDEAKALINNNVIAVAEGANMPTTPEAIEALQEAKVLFSPGKASNAGGVATSGLEMSQNSLRFNWTREEVDAKLNQIMNDIHESCVTYGTQEDGYVDYVQGANIAGFVKVADAMLAQGVV, via the coding sequence AAAATTGAAGCTTTTTTAAATATAGTAAAAGAAAAGAATAGTCATGAGCCAGAGTTTATGCAGGCTGTTCATGAGGTAGCAGAAACGGTTATTCCGTTTATTGAGAAGAATCCTCAATACCAAAATAAGATGTTATTAGAGCGTATGGTAGAACCAGAACGCACAATAATATTTAGAGTTCCTTGGATAGATGATCAAGGAAATACCCAAGTTAACAGGGCTTTTAGAGTAGAATTCAATTCTGCAATAGGACCTTATAAAGGAGGGTTGCGTTTTCATCCATCTGTAAACTTAAGTATCTTAAAGTTTTTAGGATTTGAACAAGTTTTTAAAAACTCATTAACCACTTTGCCAATGGGTGGAGGAAAAGGAGGAAGTGATTTTAACCCAAAAGGAAAAAGCGATAACGAAGTAATGCGTTTTTGTCAATCTTTTATGAGTGAATTGTTTCGTCATATAGGAGCAAATACAGATGTTCCTGCAGGAGATATTGGAGTTGGTGGTCGTGAAATTGGCTATATGTTTGGTCAATATAAAAGATTACGTAATGAATTTACCGGTGTTTTAACAGGAAAAGGAATTTCTTATGGAGGTTCTTTAATACGTCCAGAAGCTACAGGTTATGGAACCGTGTATTTTGCTAAGAATATGTTAGCAACGAAAGGGGATTCGTTTGATGGAAAAACAGTGGTTATTTCTGGATCTGGTAATGTAGCGCAATATGCTTGTGAAAAAGCAACAGAATTTGGTGGTAAAGTTGTTACTATGTCTGATTCTTCAGGATATATTCATGATGCAGATGGTATTAATGCCGAAAAATTAGCTTTTATAATGGAAGTTAAAAATGTGAAACGTGGAAGAATAAGTGAGTATACAGAAAAATATACTACCGCAACTTTTCATAAAGGCGAAAGACCTTGGAGTGTAAATTGTGATATCGCATTACCATGTGCAACGCAAAATGAATTAAATTTAGATGAAGCAAAAGCTTTAATAAACAACAACGTTATTGCAGTTGCAGAAGGAGCAAACATGCCAACAACACCAGAAGCAATTGAAGCTTTACAAGAAGCAAAAGTGTTGTTTTCACCAGGAAAAGCGTCTAATGCAGGAGGTGTTGCTACCTCTGGTTTAGAAATGAGTCAAAACTCTTTACGTTTCAATTGGACACGTGAAGAAGTAGATGCTAAATTAAACCAAATCATGAATGATATACATGAATCATGTGTTACTTATGGTACACAAGAAGATGGTTATGTAGATTATGTACAAGGAGCAAATATTGCTGGATTTGTAAAAGTAGCAGATGCTATGTTAGCACAAGGTGTAGTATAA